A region from the Neurospora crassa OR74A linkage group V, whole genome shotgun sequence genome encodes:
- a CDS encoding MSF1 domain-containing protein, which yields MVLTHTTNHTYSHPFPTVTLAFFLRYCSPQLNPFSQHVMSTDTLSSHVDPATGRLHTTRIHLKKSRMPPAIMKMLPTSITGGATTEKASYIMETSVVDMKEGWMSTESRNLNFAGVLSVVEKQIYTIPTSTNEIGNTTDVATTVVFRSRFGERIRDKLGHLHAHEVEQEKGGFFSRLGAHGIQRSIESLASKKTQDQLGKSREGMKLILERLRQSGIMGVLELRKMARERNMEKA from the coding sequence ATGGTTCTCACGCACACTACCAACCATACTTATAGCCATCCTTTCCCGACCGTCACgctcgccttcttcctccggtACTGCTCCCCGCAGCTCAATCCCTTTTCTCAGCATGTCATGAGCACCGACACCCTTTCATCACATGTCGACCCGGCCACCGGCCGTCTGCACACGACTCGCATCCACCTCAAAAAGTCGCGTATGCCGCCTGCTATCATGAAGATGCTCCCCACTAGCATTACGGGTGGTGCCACGACCGAGAAGGCGTCCTATATCATGGAGACCAGCGTTGTGGATATGAAGGAGGGCTGGATGTCGACCGAGAGCCGGAACCTGAACTTTGCCGGCGTTCTGTCGGTGGTGGAGAAGCAGATCTATACGATCCCAACGAGCACTAATGAGATTGGAAATACGACCGACGTTGCCACGACGGTGGTCTTTCGATCTCGCTTTGGGGAGCGCATTCGCGACAAGTTGGGACACTTGCACGCGCATGAAGTTGAACAAGAGAAGGGCGGCTTCTTTTCCCGGCTTGGCGCCCATGGTATTCAACGAAGCATCGAGAGCCTGGCGTCGAAGAAGACCCAAGACCAACTTGGCAAGAGCCGAGAGGGAATGAAGCTGATTCTCGAGCGACTTCGCCAGTCGGGCATCATGGGCGTCCTGGAGCTCAGAAAGATGGCACGGGAACGCAACATGGAGAAGGCTTGA
- a CDS encoding carboxypeptidase cpdS: MRLTALVSSLLLATTATAGGPSFGQAEKKYLEHVANRLKNHAAKVEAAPAVERDVAKVQEPKFLNANTTRFAVDGKNIPDVDFDVGESYAGTLPISQDPEEKSELFWWFFPSTNPAAKKEILIWLNGGPGCSSLEGFLQENGPFLWQYGTYKPVKNPWSWHTLTNVIWVEQPVGTGFSTGNVTATSEEDVAAQFMGFWKNFIDTFAMQGYKVYITGESYAGLYCPYIASAFLDANDKTYYDMSGLMIYDPVISWDEVAEQVPVVQFTEYWSGLFPFNDTFREHIKSVDAKCGYSDFVSQYLVYPPKGLQPSKLPGTDKTGTTRDECWGLFYEIFDAILLLNPCFNIYQVATTCPLLWDVLGFPGSMGYLPEGAKVYFDRDDVKKAVHAPENVKWSSCSEQNVFVGGRDRSEPSSFHALPHVIDATKNVIIGHGALDMVLIANGTLLGIQNMTWGGKLGFQNKPDQPFYVPYNTMSDLSTLAAGGVFGSMGSERGLTWVQIDMSGHMVPQYAPSAAYRQLEFLLGRVNCLNCTVPFTTDPDAPQSQQPLGEGTAPQSWSQSPGKTGKQHGGGRGRFVR; this comes from the exons ATGCGTCTGACCGCACTAGTCTCGTCGCTACTCTTAGCGACAACTGCCACCGCTGGCGGTCCTAGCTTCGGCCAGGCTGAGAAGAAGTACCTAGAACATGTTGCCAACAGACTCAAGAATCACGCTGCGAAGGTCGAGGCTGCCCCGGCCGTCGAGCGTGATGTTGCTAAGGTTCAGGAGCCCAAGTTCCTGAATGCCAACACCACAA GGTTTGCCGTCGACGGGAAGAACATTCCTGATGTTGACTTTGATGTGGGAGAGTCCTATGCTGGCACTTTGCCCATCAGCCAGGACCCCGAGGAGAAGAGCGAGCTTTTCTGGTGGTTCTTCCCATCTACGAACCCCGCtgcgaagaaggaaattCTGATATGGCTCAACGGTGGT CCCGGCTGCTCCTCACTGGAAGGTTTCCTCCAAGAGAACGGACCGTTCCTCTGGCAGTATGGCACTTACAAGCCCGTCAAGAACCCCTGGAGCTGGCACACCCTGACCAACGTCATCTGGGTCGAGCAGCCCGTCGGCACCGGCTTCTCTACCGGCAACGTCACCGCCACTAGCGAAGAGGATGTTGCCGCTCAATTCATGGGTTTCTGGAAGAACTTCATCGACACCTTTGCCATGCAGGGCTACAAGGTGTACATCACCGGCGAATCCTATGCCGGCCTCTACTGCCCCTACATCGCCTCCGCCTTCCTTGACGCCAATGACAAGACCTACTACGACATGTCCGGCCTGATGATCTACGATCCTGTAATCTCGTGGGACGAAGTCGCCGAGCAGGTCCCTGTCGTTCAGTTCACTGAGTACTGGTCGGGACTCTTCCCCTTCAATGACACCTTCCGGGAGCACATCAAGTCGGTCGACGCCAAATGCGGCTATTCCGACTTCGTCTCGCAGTACCTGGTGTATCCGCCCAAGGGCCTACAGCCCTCTAAGCTGCCCGGTACCGATAAGACCGGCACCACGCGCGACGAATGCTGGGGACTGTTCTACGAGATCTTCGACGCCATTTTGCTGTTGAACCCGTGCTTCAACATCTACCAGGTGGCCACCACCTGTCCCCTGCTGTGGGACGTGCTTGGGTTTCCGGGATCGATGGGGTACCTACCCGAGGGTGCCAAGGTGTATTTTGACCGAGACGACGTCAAGAAGGCAGTCCACGCCCCTGAGAACGTCAAGTGGTCCAGTTGCTCGGAGCAGAACGTGTTTGTGGGCGGACGCGACCGGTCGGAGCCGTCGAGCTTCCATGCCTTGCCGCACGTCATCGATGCGACCAAGAACGTGATCATCGGCCACGGCGCGCTGGATATGGTCCTGATCGCCAACGGCACCCTCCTGGGCATCCAAAACATGACTTGGGGCGGCAAGCTCGGGTTCCAGAACAAGCCCGACCAACCGTTTTATGTGCCGTACAACACCATGTCGGACCTGTCGACGCTGGCGGCCGGCGGCGTGTTTGGATCCATGGGCAGCGAGCGAGGCTTGACCTGGGTCCAGATCGACATGTCGGGCCACATGGTGCCGCAGTATGCGCCGTCGGCGGCGTACAGGCAGCTAGAGTTCTTGCTGGGCAGAGTTAACTGCTTGAACTGCACGGTCCCATTCACGACAGACCCGGATGCGCCGCAGAGCCAGCAGCCTTTGGGCGAGGGGACGGCGCCTCAGAGCTGGAGTCAGTCCCCGGGTAAGACGGGGAAACAGCATGGAGGTGGAAGGGGCAGGTTTGTCAGGTGA
- a CDS encoding peptide chain release factor 1, which translates to MLAAPWLCRSCAHSLRRSGVFVSLQLRKASTASQPLAGLPPVLLDRARKLAAEHKQLTKQLESEYEPTAAKRAGEISKVVAALQELDKAKAALDELNGLLESDDAELRQLANDDLDATKKHLETLGLNLSATLTPKHPFADMPCLIELHPGPGGTEGRHFADTLFRMYQRYCENKGYSARVISYQEAEDRTPGLDGEVPISEAILEVTDPGAFAAFRGEAGMHRVQRIPATEKQGRTHTSAVAVWVLPSFPENSTDAENDFNNPESDFYVDPTEVKSEKMRASGAGGQHVNKTESAIRLTHIPTGIQVSMQDSRSQQQNRERAWRLLRSRIASLRREQREAQAKDLRDSVLSQSQMSRGDKIRTYNYQQDRCTDHRSGLDVHNLPNVLQGGEVLDKVINSVQSWLTAMDIRNLIAQEEAQARGAVGGSDKKKKGGK; encoded by the exons ATGTTGGCGGCACCGTGGTTATGTCGGAGTTGCGCCCATTCGTTAAGGCGCTCGGGTGTCTTCGTCTCTCTTCAGCTTCGCAAAGCTAGCACAG CCAGCCAACCACTCGCAGGACTCCCACCTGTCCTCCTCGACCGAGCGCGAAAACTAGCCGCTGAGCACAAGCAATTGACGAAGCAACTCGAGAGCGAGTACGAGCCCACAGCCGCGAAGCGCGCCGGTGAAATCTCAAAGGTTGTCGCTGCCCTACAAGAGCTGGACAAGGCCAAGGCAGCACTGGATGAGCTCAATGGACTTCTGGAGTCAGACGACGCCGAGCTACGCCAGCTTGCTAACGACGATCTCGATGCAACCAAAAAGCACCTGGAAACTCTGGGGCTCAATCTCTCAGCGACCCTGACACCGAAGCACCCGTTTGCAGACATGCCGTGTTTGATAGAACTCCATCCTGGGCCAGGAGGCACTGAAGGGCGCCACTTCGCCGACACCCTTTTCCGCATGTACCAGAGATATTGCGAGAACAAGGGATATTCTGCGCGGGTGATCTCGTACCAGGAAGCCGAAGACCGTACGCCAGGCTTAGACGGTGAGGTTCCCATCTCGGAAGCTATCCTCGAAGTAACGGATCCCGGCGCCTTCGCAGCATTCCGCGGAGAGGCGGGTATGCATCGCGTGCAGCGTATTCCTGCGACCGAGAAGCAGGGACGCACTCACACAAGTGCAGTGGCAGTTTGGGTCTTGCCATCCTTCCCCGAAAACAGCACCGATGCCGAGAATGACTTCAACAACCCGGAAAGTGACTTCTACGTTGATCCGACAGAAGTCAAATCAGAGAAGATGCGCGCGAGCGGTGCCGGCGGTCAGCACGTCAACAAGACAGAATCTGCTATTCGGCTGACCCATATCCCGACCGGTATCCAGGTCAGCATGCAAGATTCGCGATCGCAACAGCAGAACAGAGAAAGGGCTTGGCGCTTGCTGCGTTCGAGAATTGCGTCGCTAAGGCGAGAACAAAGAGAGGCGCAGGCAAAGGATCTGAGAGATAGTGTGCTGTCTCAGTCACAGATGTCGCGCGGTGATAAGATCAGGACGTATAACTACCAGCAGGACCGGTGTACAGATCATCGGAGTGGGCTGGACGTCCACAATCTCCCCAATGTCTTACAAGGCGGGGAGGTGTTGGATAAAGTCATCAACAGCGTGCAATCATGGCTAACAGCCATGGATATCCGAAACCTCATCGCTCAGGAAGAGGCGCAGGCTAGAGGAGCGGTGGGAGGATCtgataaaaagaaaaaaggcggAAAGTAA
- the trp-5 gene encoding tryptophanyl-tRNA synthetase yields the protein MATNVNAEALKESPIPDAIEKHAASKQTVDPYNVQGEVGEDGVVKAIDYNKLIEEFGTKKIDQALLDRLERVTGKKPHRFLRRGIVFSHRDLELILDRYEKGEPFYLYTGRGPSSDSVHVGHTIPFEFTKWLQDTFDVPLVIMMTDDEKYLFSDKRTIEEVEGYCSNNAKDIIAVGFDPNKTFIFSDFQYMGGAFYKNVVRLSKHITLNQARAIFGFNDSTNIGRIHFGSIQGASSWASSFPHIFGEDESKTVAIPCLIPCAIDQDPYFRMTRDVSARLKYKNSNISYAKPALIHSRFLDALQGPGTKMSASIDESAIFMRDTPNQIKNKINKYAFSGGKVTVEEHREKGGDTNVDVAYQYLRFFLEDDEELERIRVAYESGDMLTGDLKAICIKELQTYVAAFQERRAKVDDEAVKLFMTTRPLKWNGNPRAPIVVPQVQKADGEAAAEGGDGKLTKNQLKKLEKQKQIEAKKAQKAKEKEEKDKAVAQP from the exons ATGGCGACCAACGTTAACGCCGAGGCGCTCAAGGAGTCGCCCATCCCCGATGCGATCGAGAAGCACGCTGCCTCCAAGCAGACAGTGGACCCATACAAT GTCCAAGGCGAAGTGGGCGAGGATGGCGTTGTTAAAGCCATCGATTACAACAAGTTGATCGAGGAGTTCGGCACCAAGAAGATCGACCAGGCCCTGCTCGATCGCCTCGAGAGGGTCACCGGCAAGAAGCCCCATCGCTTCCTCAGGAGAGGCATTGTCTTCTCCCACCGCGATCTTGAGCTTATTCTCGACCGCTATGAGAAGGGCGAGCCCTTTTACCTCTATACCGGCCGCGGCCCTTCCTCCGACAGTGTCCATGTTGGCCACACCATTCCCTTCGAGTTCACAAAATGGCTTCAGGATACCTTCGATGTTCCTCTGGTCATCATGATGACCGACGACGAAAAGTATCTCTTTTCCGACAAGAGAACgattgaggaggttgagggctACTGCAGCAACAACGCCAAGGACATCATCGCCGTCGGCTTCGATCCCAACAAGACTTTCATCTTCAGCGATTTCCAGTATATGGGCGGCGCCTTCTACAAGAACGTTGTGCGCCTGTCCAAGCACATCACTCTTAACCAGGCCCGCGCCATCTTCGGCTTCAACGACAGCACCAACATTGGTCGCATTCACTTCGGCAGTATCCAGGGTGCCAGCAGTTGGGCGTCGTCCTTCCCCCACATCTTCGGCGAAGATGAATCCAAGACCGTCGCTATTCCCTGTCTCATTCCCTGCGCCATTGATCAGGATCCCTACTTTAGAATGACTAGAGACGTCTCCGCTCGTTTGAAGTACAAGAACTCCAACATCTCGTACGCGAAGCCGGCCCTCATCCACTCCCGTTTTCTTGATGCTCTGCAGGGCCCCGGCACAAAG ATGTCCGCTTCTATCGACGAGTCTGCTA TTTTCATGAGAGATACCCCCAATCAAATCAAGAACAAGATCAACAAATATGCCTTCTCGGGTGGCAAGGTCACCGTTGAGGAGCACCGCGAGAAAGGAGGTGACACTAACGTCGACGTTGCCTACCAGTACTTGCGCTTCTTCCtcgaagatgacgaggagctggagaggaTTCGCGTCGCCTACGAGTCTGGTGACATGCTGACTGGTGATCTCAAAGCAATCTGCATCAAGGAGCTTCAAACATATGTCGCCGCTTTCCAGGAAAGGAGAGCCAAGGTCGACGACGAGGCTGTCAAGCTATTCATGACGACACGCCCTCTTAAGTGGAACGGAAACCCGCGCGCCCCTATTGTGGTGCCTCAGGTGCAAAAAGCTGATGGGGAGGCGGCCGCTGAGGGCGGAGATGGAAAGTTGACCAAGAACCagctcaagaagctcgagaagcagaagcaaatagaggccaagaaggctcAGAAGGctaaggagaaggaggaaaaagacaAGGCGGTTGCCCAGCCctaa
- the gln-1 gene encoding glutamine synthetase: protein MASESTILSNAENLKKFLRLPQNGQLIAEYIWIDSEGGTRSKSRTLPEKESQYLPEELPIWNFDGSSTGQAPGENSDVYLKPVAVFPDPFRGSPNILVLSECWNADGTPNKFNHRHEAAKLMEAHADQVPWFGLEQEYTLLDINDRPYGWPRNGFPAPQGPYYCGVGTGKVVQRDIVEAHYKCCLYAGVKISGTNAEVMPAQWEFQVGPCDGIEMGDHLWLARFLLHRVSEEFGAKVSFDPKPIPGDWNGAGLHTNFSTENMRKEGGMKYIEDAIKKLEARHKEHIAVYGEGNDKRLTGRHETGSIDSFTYGVANRGASIRIPRECGAKGYGYFEDRRPASNADPYQITGIIMETCFGAVSE from the exons ATG GCGTCAGAATCAACAATCCTCTCCAATGCCGAGAACCTCAAGAAGTTCTTGCGTCTTCCCCAGAACGGCCAGCTCATTGCCGAGTACATCTGGATCGACAGCGAAGGCGGCACCAGGTCAAAGTCGAGG ACTCTTCCCGAGAAGGAGAGCCAATATCTCCCTGAGGAGCTTCCCATCTGGAACTTCGATGGTTCCTCGACTGGCCAGGCCCCCGGCGAGAACTCCGATGTCTACCTCAAG CCCGTAGCCGTCTTCCCTGACCCGTTCCGTGGTAGCCCCAACATTCTCGTCCTCTCCGAGTGCTGGAACGCCGATGGCACCCCCAACAAGTTCAACCACAGACATGAAGCCGCCAAGTTGATGGAGGCTCATGCCGACCAGGTTCCCTGGTTCGGTCTCGAGCAGGAGTACACTCTCCTCGACATCAACGACAGGCCCTATGGTTGGCCCAGAAACGGTTTCCCCGCTCCCCAGGGCCCCTACTACTGCGGTGTCGGCACTGGCAAGGTTGTCCAGCGTGACATTGTCGAGGCGCACTACAAGTGCTGCTTGTACGCCGGCGTCAAGATCTCTGGCACCAACGCCGAGGTCATGCCTGCTCAGTGGGAGTTCCAGGTCGGCCCTTGCGACGGCATCGAGATGGGTGACCACCTCTGGCTCGctcgcttcctcctccaccgcgtGTCGGAAGAGTTCGGCGCCAAGGTCTCCTTCGACCCCAAGCCCATTCCCGGTGACTGGAACGGCGCGGGCCTCCACACCAACTTCTCTACCGAGAACATGCGCAAGGAGGGTGGCATGAAGTACATTGAGGAtgccatcaagaagctcgaggcCCGTCATAAGGAGCACATTGCCGTCTATGGCGAGGGCAATGATAAGCGTCTTACCGGCCGTCACGAGACCGGCTCTATCGACTCTTTCACATACGGCGTTGCCAACCGCGGCGCCTCTATCCGTATTCCTAGGGAATGCGGCGCCAAGGGCTACGGTTACTTCGAGGACCGTCGCCCTGCGTCCAACGCCGACCCTTACCAGATTACGGGTATTATCATGGAGACTTGCTTTGGCGCTGTTTCggagtaa
- a CDS encoding nitrilase, with amino-acid sequence MRTITSRSIRIFTNSLIANLTRPKSSTYHRQPFFALPTTTRLLLHSQIRKMASSTKHPILLKKPVKLACIQLASGADKSANLSHAADKVREAASGGANIVVLPECFNSPYGCDFFPSYAEQLLPSPPTVEQSPSFHALSAMARDNGIYLVGGSIPELAIEEGTEDKKTYYNTSLVFGPDGKLLASHRKVHLFDIDIPGKIKFKESDVLSPGNSVTLVDLPDYGRIAVAICYDIRFPELAMIAARKGCFALVYPGAFNTTTGPLHWRLQGQARAMDNQIYVALCSPARDISASYHAYGHSLIVDPMARVLVEAEESETIVSAELDGTKIEEARSGIPLRDQRRFDIYPDVSQAKVSS; translated from the coding sequence ATGCGAACAATCACGTCGCGCTCCATACGAATTTTCACCAACTCTCTTATTGCAAACTTGACCCGACCGAAAAGCTCGACTTACCACCGCCAGCCATTTTTTGcccttcccaccaccacccgtcTACTCCTTCATTCTCAAATCCGCAAGATGGCTTCCTCGACCAAGCACCCGATTCTTCTCAAGAAGCCAGTCAAGCTAGCTTGTATCCAACTTGCCAGCGGCGCCGACAAGTCCGCCAACCTCTCGCATGCCGCCGACAAGGTGCGCGAGGCCGCTTCAGGTGGCGCCAACATTGTCGTTCTTCCCGAATGCTTCAACTCCCCTTACGGCTGCGACTTCTTCCCCTCGTACGCCGAGCAGCTCCTCCCTTCACCTCCGACTGTCGAGCAGAGCCCGTCCTTCCACGCGCTCTCCGCGATGGCTCGTGACAACGGCATCTACCTAGTGGGGGGTTCGATTCCCGAGCTCGCCATCGAGGAGGGTACGGAGGACAAAAAGACATACTACAACACGAGCTTGGTTTTTGGCCCCGACGGCAAACTGCTTGCCTCGCATCGTAAAGTGCATCTGTTCGATATCGATATTCCGGGCAAGATCAAGTTCAAGGAGAGCGATGTGTTGTCGCCCGGTAACAGCGTGACGCTGGTGGATTTGCCCGACTACGGCCGCATCGCCGTGGCCATCTGCTATGATATTCGGTTCCCGGAGCTGGCCATGATTGCAGCCCGGAAGGGTTGCTTTGCTCTCGTTTATCCGGGCGCGTTCAATACCACAACCGGTCCGCTGCATTGGCGGCTGCAGGGACAGGCGAGGGCCATGGACAACCAAATCTACGTGGCCCTATGCAGTCCGGCGAGGGATATAAGCGCGAGTTACCATGCGTATGGTCACAGCCTGATCGTCGACCCCATGGCCCGAGTATTAGtagaggcggaggagagcGAGACAATTGTGAGTGCCGAGCTTGACGGGACAAAGATCGAGGAGGCGAGGTCGGGCATTCCTCTAAGAGATCAGCGGAGGTTTGATATCTATCCTGACGTAAGCCAGGCGAAGGTGAGTTCCTAA
- the spe-3 gene encoding spermidine synthase — protein sequence MSEIAHPTIQDGWFREISNMWPGQAMTLKVEKVLHHEKSLYQDVLIFKSTDHGNVLVLDNVIQCTERDEFSYQEMITHLAMNSHPNPKKVLVIGGGDGGVLREVVKHDCVEEAILCDIDEAVIRLSKQFLPHMSAGFEHPKVKVHVGDGFKFLEDFKNTFDVIITDSSDPEGPAESLFQKPYFQLLHDALREGGVITTQAENQWLHLPLITKLKKDCKEVFPVAEYAYTTIPTYPSGQIGFMVCSKDPNANVKVPLRSWSQEEEEKLCRYYNSEIHKASFILPTFAKKALE from the exons ATGTCCGAAATTGCTCACCCCACGATCCAGG ATGGCTGGTTCCGCGAGATCTCCAACATGTGGCCTGGCCAGGCCATGACCCTCAAGGTCGAGAAGGTCCTTCACCACGAGAAGAGCTTGTATCAGGATGTCCTGATCTTCAAGTCCACTGACCATGGCaacgtcctcgtcctcgacaACGTCATCCAGTGCACCGAGCGCGATGAGTTCTCCTACCAGGAGATGATCACCCACCTCGCCATGAACTCccaccccaaccccaagaaGGTCCTCGTTatcggcggtggtgatggtggtgtccTGCGTGAGGTCGTCAAGCACGACTGCGTTGAGGAGGCCATCCTCTGCGACATCGATGAA GCTGTCATCCGTCTCTCCAAGCAGTTCCTCCCCCACATGTCTGCTGGCTTCGAGCACCCCAAGGTCAAGGTCCACGTTGGCGATGGCTTCAAGTTCCTCGAGGACTTCAAGAACACCTTTgatgtcatcatcaccgactCCTCCGACCCCGAGGGTCCCGCCGAGTCTCTCTTCCAGAAGCCCTACTTCCAGCTTCTCCACGACGCCCTCCGCGAGGGTGGTGTTATTACCACACAAG CTGAGAACCAGTGGCTCCACCTTCCTCTCATCACCAAGCTCAAGAAGGACTGCAAGGAGGTCTTCCCTGTCGCCGAGTACGCATACACCACCATTCCCACCTACCCCTCCGGTCAGATTGGCTTCATGGTCTGCTCCAAGGACCCCAACGCCAATGTCAAGGTTCCTCTTCGTTCCTGGTctcaggaggaggaggagaagctctGCCGCTACTACAACTCCGAGATTCACAAGGCCAGCTTCATTCTCCCCACCTTCGCCAAGAAGGCCCTCGAGTAA